In Bacteroidia bacterium, a single window of DNA contains:
- a CDS encoding gliding motility-associated C-terminal domain-containing protein has translation MIKINVDLNPIFYKIYFNNEYLQANFRNFNLANDKILFIGKTINPVSGQLKTFFISTDTLGNIINQTLYPCQNDHNPNIICESKASNFIIIGSKSFPNANDVADISITKINEEGKVLLSKYIGGIGSDYISNIQSPFVYQNDTLYFLARTTSFSNDGLERPLLIKMDVNGNLLKAVLIMDTVSVGFYQELSFSKFDSTLLIISSAVFNNSGGHEYSRLITTNLNLRGICNSIDVTDSLHEFNFDQSWEAGNFQMANLNWDFVDAGIGIDSFPIVEKLVCFCNATSLFSFQQNSTGKEVQFTNTSQHCDYYEWHFGDGSTSTDENPMHVYEDTGTYSVWLVAYNDSCRDTTWHTLEVKGEYLEVTNAFSPNDDGVNDFWELKNRGIVSFSVSILNRWGSLVFESNDVSKSWDGKLKGQNVVSGTYFYVIKAKGISGKSYDTKGFLEVLK, from the coding sequence TTGATTAAAATTAATGTAGACTTAAATCCAATATTTTATAAAATTTATTTCAATAATGAATATTTACAGGCTAATTTTAGAAACTTTAATTTAGCAAATGACAAAATTCTATTTATTGGAAAAACTATCAATCCTGTTTCAGGCCAATTGAAAACATTCTTCATTTCTACTGATACCCTTGGGAATATAATAAATCAAACGTTGTATCCTTGCCAAAACGACCACAATCCTAACATTATATGCGAATCAAAGGCAAGTAATTTTATTATAATTGGTTCAAAATCATTCCCAAATGCTAATGATGTTGCAGATATATCAATAACTAAAATAAATGAGGAAGGTAAGGTGTTATTATCCAAGTATATTGGTGGGATTGGATCAGATTACATTTCAAACATTCAGAGTCCATTTGTTTATCAAAACGACACCCTTTATTTTCTGGCTCGTACTACTAGTTTTTCAAATGATGGTTTAGAGCGTCCTTTACTAATAAAAATGGATGTTAATGGAAATTTATTAAAGGCAGTTTTGATTATGGACACTGTTTCTGTGGGCTTTTATCAAGAATTGTCTTTTAGTAAATTTGATAGCACACTTTTAATAATAAGTTCTGCTGTATTTAACAATAGCGGTGGACACGAATATTCTAGATTAATTACAACAAACCTTAATTTAAGAGGAATTTGTAATTCCATTGATGTAACAGATAGTTTACATGAATTTAATTTTGATCAGTCATGGGAAGCTGGTAATTTCCAAATGGCGAATTTAAATTGGGACTTTGTTGATGCTGGAATTGGAATTGATTCCTTTCCAATTGTCGAAAAGCTTGTCTGTTTTTGCAATGCCACCTCCTTGTTTAGTTTCCAACAAAACAGTACCGGAAAGGAAGTTCAATTTACCAATACCAGCCAACATTGCGATTATTACGAGTGGCACTTTGGTGATGGCAGCACAAGTACAGATGAGAATCCCATGCATGTATACGAAGATACCGGAACTTATTCGGTTTGGCTTGTGGCCTATAACGATAGTTGCCGGGATACCACCTGGCATACACTGGAGGTGAAGGGCGAATATTTGGAAGTCACCAATGCTTTTTCGCCCAATGACGATGGGGTAAATGATTTTTGGGAATTGAAAAACAGGGGAATTGTATCTTTCTCAGTTAGTATTCTTAACCGTTGGGGAAGCCTTGTTTTTGAAAGCAATGATGTATCAAAATCCTGGGATGGTAAACTCAAAGGTCAAAACGTAGTTTCTGGCACCTATTTTTATGTTATCAAGGCAAAAGGGATTTCGGGCAAGAGCTATGATACCAAAGGC